The following DNA comes from Fusarium fujikuroi IMI 58289 draft genome, chromosome FFUJ_chr03.
AGAAGGATGAAATAAGTAGGAAGAGTGAGCTTTTTCTGTCAATGTAACCCCGTTTCCAGCCTCGATGTTTGCATTAGTTCATCGTACATATCAACAACATACATTCATACGGATGACCACTGTCAGTTGTACCCTTAGCTGCGTTGATAGGTTTGTTGCTtgggtacctacctaagtaTGAAATCCCGTCGCCTAAAATCGTGCCTCGGTTCTTTGACCATTGTGACCCACTTGCCTAGCGCCAGGTAAGAAGTTAAAATGCAAGTCTCAGATGGACTTGGCCAACGCTACATAAGATCTGTCTAGAGTACAAGTCTTCAACAAAGACCCTTCTGCAGGGTCATCTAGAAGGAAGGCGAGAATTAGGTGAATATTGTGATTTTCATGAGTGGAATAGTAAATGCACTTATAGCACGCAATATTTAGATACTTTAACCGTTTGCCTGGTAGAAGTTTTATTTGATAACCAAGATCTTCCAGTAAGTATGGAGGATAAACAAAGCATACTAATAACAAGAAAAAATCATAGCATGTACAGATCTATCCATGCCAGTGATGGTTGTTTCGGCCACCGGAACGGGTGTATCCACTGTAGGATCAACTAGAACCAGGCATGGAAGCCGTTCCGTTTTGTCGTCGGAGGATGGAGGGGCAATTTGCTGGTTGATAAATGCcaaagttttattaatacgTCCCTACCCTCGCCCCCTTTCAGTTGTATCCGTCTTCGCTTGTGGTCGAaacttctctcctcttcactcGGATCTGAAATTGGTTCGCCTACATCGGTCACGGCTTGTACGGATCTCATCATGGAGTGGCTTGGACATGCAGAACTCAACTTCACTCATGCGCCTTCACCTCGAAAGGTgcaagaggaagatggcaaTGTTACCGATCTCTTATCCATCTGCGAAAAGGCAACACCGCCATGCCGGCTGAACCCACTGCTCTTCAATGGCCACCTGCAGACGATGTGGACAGCGACCAAACCTGCTGGACCAAAGATTTACTATAAGCGCAAGATTTTTGATGCTGACCACAAGATCTACCATGGAACGTTCGCCGTGGACTTTGCTGTTGAGCCTTTTGAGGCCCCTGATGACCCTTCATTGTCTCGACGAACAGCTTACTTCACTCCGGAAGAGTTTGAGCATATCGGGTCAGACGACTGCAAGCCCATGCTTGTTGTCCTGCATGGTCTTTCAGGCGGTTCTCACGAGATCTACCTTCGACATACTATTGCGCCATTGATTGGCGAGGGTGGCTGGGAAGTTTGCGTCGTTAACTCGCGAGGTTGTGCGCGCAGCAAGATCACCAGTGGTGTCTTGTACAACGCTCGAGCGACATGGGATATTCGTCAGGTAAAGGATACTCGTGCTCCAAGGAAAACATCCCACTAACATTCATCCAAGACAATAAAGTGGTTACAGAAAACTTTCCCTAACCGACCTTTGTTCGGTTTAGGGTTCTCTCTCGGAGCGAACATGCTCACCAACtatataagtattacttCCCCGAATTTTGGCTCAGTCTAACACAAACTACTGTGGCGAGGAGGGGCCCAACTGTGTCCTCAAGGGAGCAGTTGTATGCAGCAACCCATTCAATCTAGAAGTTTCCAGCAAGATCCTACAGAACAGCTACATCGGCAAAGAAGTTTATCTTCGAGTCATGGGCAGTGAGTCGACATATTCATGCCTAGGTAGTTCATTAAAGCAATTGCTGATGTTATCAAGGTGCTCTAAAAGAACTCGCTGCCACACATAGAACCGAGTTGGAAAAGTACAGCAAAATCGATGTCAAGGCCGTGATGAACATCACGTACCTCTATGAGTTTGATCGCCTCATCCAGTAAGTCGCTTCCCTCTATTCCGACTAAAAATTGACTTTGCCAGGTGTCCTTCTTGGGGGTATCCGACGGAGAGTGCATACTACCGCGACGCTTCATCGGTGGATTCCATACTTTCCATTGAGATTCCTTTCCTGGCTGTCCACTCAACTGATGACCCGGTAAGGATTCCGGTTTTCTGCTCTATTGTAACTTCTCAGCCATTTCTAACTGTCACAAGATTGCTGTCAAGGAAGCTATTCCCTATGAAGAATTCAAACAGAATCCTAATACTGTCCTTCTCACCTCTAGCCTGGGAGGACATCTGTGCTGGTTTGAAACCTCGGGTGATCGTTGGTTTACAAAACCCGTAAGTTCTTATTAGTGATATTGCTAGACATCAACATTAATATTTCCAGGTTGCCAACTTCTTAAACCATCTTGCTTTCAAGACTGATCTCAATGATCTCAGGCCCCTCGCTAACCCCAACAACAATGATCATTTAGCCGACGGACATGGCTACATCCCCATGCGACGCAAGCTGGTCATTGTGGAAGACTAAGTAGCAGATTTGATATAAAGTCAACCCATTCCAAAGAACTATAAGAAGGGGCTCTTGACGCAATTGACGACCACAGTAGACTAGCACGGTATAGACATCTATAGGAGCGCGTTTAGATATCATAGATCTGACACAGAATATCCAGAGCTAAAAGCTCAAAATAAATCCGGTCATTCCATCTAGTGAATTGAGTAGATCTGCACCCGAGTGAGCAACCACGGTTCGAATACAGTCTTGTGCTCTTGTACCGCTGTATCTCCAGAAACCACCAGAAATCATGGTATGACCCCAGCCTATCTATCAAACTCCATGCGCCAAACAATGCAAAAACTCCGAAAACTTTTGCTATATCGTAGGTCGAAGGCCTAGGCGAACGAAACTCGCTTCTTGCCCTTTGCTTTTGTCCCCTTGCTACCGCTCGTGGTGAACTCCTTGATGTTGTCCTCTTCGTCACCTGTGCTCTTGcgctttctcctctttcggAGAGAGTCTTTGGTATCCTCAAGTTTCGACTGcttttcttgttctttcttctcggcctcggcctTGCGCGCTTCGCGAATTTCTTCCATCTGACGCTGTTTGATCATCTTGGACTCAATCTGGCCATCCTTCTCCGCTTGGACGAGCGCCATGATGGTACTCATACTTTCCTAGAGGGATAGCAGGTTAGAATTGCGCAAGCACGTTCGGGACCACAACTTCTTACCTGATCATCAGCAAAAAccttgcctttcttctttccacGAGGTTTGATGACGCCAACAGGCGTGACAGTGTTGAGTTCGGGAATACCCAGCTGTTGGTCCgtatacttcttcttcttggagtTCTTGAACTTTTGCAGAAGTGCCTCACGACCCTTGTCTTTGACCTGCTGGCTCAGCGTGGGGCCCTTTGACTTCTTGGACTTAGCAATACCATCGGTGGCGGAGCGCTTGGAGGTTTTGGCAGCACCAGGAGCAGCGGCgtgcttgttcttgatggtcTTTGTTCGTGTAACACCCATTGCGACAGTGGTGAAGGTGTGCGCTTGAGGTGTATCCTCGGTATCTCAAGATTTGAGTGTTGTTGACCTACTATGTAAATCTTAGAATATTTTTTCCTGGAGCAATGTGATAAGAGGTCACGATAAGAAACTTTTTGGGCTGTGAAGTGGGGCCGAGTGGGTGAGCCTAGAAGGGGTGATTGATCTCGTCTTAGCTTCGATGAAACTCGAACCTGGAACTCATACAGTAGGAGGAAGCTGTGAGATGAGCTGTAGTCTGCGACTGCTTGTTACCTGCCTTGCTCTACACGCTAATAGGGCAAAGTCAAGTGATAGGAGATCTGAAAATACCTTACCCAATATGAATGTCGGATAAAAGCGTCCATGTAACTGCTAGGTGCTTATGTCAATTATACATTACAAGATTTCTATATTACTCGATGAATACAAGTGTAATACCTGTCGCAAAACTGTACTTACAGGTTCTTGATGCCTGGCCTGCCAGTACTCTAGTCTTCTAACCAGGATAAGCGAATCAAGACTCATACGAGATTCATAAAGCCACCAACCTACAAGTCATGATCATCCCCCCCCCAGTCGTAGGTGAGAGTTTCGCATATATCAAACCCTGGTTTCTTTAGTTTATCTCACATATTCAGAGCCAAATGTCACTGCCAGCTCCAAGGGAACATGTCAATTTACCAAGATCTTCTAAAAACACTAATCAACCTCATAGTTCTATTATGCCGAGAAAGAAACAGCTTTGGCCTTTCTCAACAGATATCATAATTGAGACACGGGAGTTCGGTTCATCAGTGCTAGTTATGAGGAAACGATTGATGGGTGTCGTGGATGAAACTGAAAGACATATCGCTAGTGTGTTACTCACTTGTGCATATTGTTTACGAAATTCTAGCCCGGCTTACGGGAAAGGTAATTTCACTATTCCACAATTCTTTTATCACCTCGACCAGTACTTATGGGCCTCAACTTCTCAGGCTTGAAATTCATATCCAATCCCACTACTCGGTCATTGTCGTCATTTTTTGGGGTGACCTCTAAGGTATCTAAATCGCCACGGTATCCAATATACCAACCACTCTGTAGAATCGGTCATGATTTCATATGTGGATGGGGCCTGGGGGCTGGGAATGGGCGTTTAGCATAGGTAAGTACCTTATAAGGTAGGTAAAGTACCAGTCAGGCAGGTTGGACAGGCTTTTCGGAGCCTGACTGGAGTGTTTTCCAGCGAGCTGGGTGCTAGCTTCCAGGGCTTGCGGTCTGACAGGGGCCATTGTGAGTAACTTTTAAGTACATGACCATATGAGGAAGCCGCGAGGCTACATAAAAAGTACACAGGCCTGTCAGTGCTGCTCGGATTTTTTTAGTACCAATGTAACCTA
Coding sequences within:
- a CDS encoding medium-chain fatty acid ethyl ester synthase/esterase family protein; protein product: MEWLGHAELNFTHAPSPRKVQEEDGNVTDLLSICEKATPPCRLNPLLFNGHLQTMWTATKPAGPKIYYKRKIFDADHKIYHGTFAVDFAVEPFEAPDDPSLSRRTAYFTPEEFEHIGSDDCKPMLVVLHGLSGGSHEIYLRHTIAPLIGEGGWEVCVVNSRGCARSKITSGVLYNARATWDIRQEGPNCVLKGAVVCSNPFNLEVSSKILQNSYIGKEVYLRVMGSALKELAATHRTELEKYSKIDVKAVMNITYLYEFDRLIQCPSWGYPTESAYYRDASSVDSILSIEIPFLAVHSTDDPIAVKEAIPYEEFKQNPNTVLLTSSLGGHLCWFETSGDRWFTKPVANFLNHLAFKTDLNDLRPLANPNNNDHLADGHGYIPMRRKLVIVED
- a CDS encoding related to 60S ribosomal subunit assembly/export protein LOC1 — encoded protein: MGVTRTKTIKNKHAAAPGAAKTSKRSATDGIAKSKKSKGPTLSQQVKDKGREALLQKFKNSKKKKYTDQQLGIPELNTVTPVGVIKPRGKKKGKVFADDQESMSTIMALVQAEKDGQIESKMIKQRQMEEIREARKAEAEKKEQEKQSKLEDTKDSLRKRRKRKSTGDEEDNIKEFTTSGSKGTKAKGKKRVSFA